In Pseudomonadota bacterium, the following proteins share a genomic window:
- a CDS encoding helix-turn-helix domain-containing protein: protein MKTEEPDYDVLLLVGRRIAELRRGRGLTQERLAEKANFSLKYLQRIERGRENLTVTSLAKLADLFTTEIADLFKPPASMEILTGRPKSASPTQGKAQRKTASRSKPKKRSSQKTRRRLSG, encoded by the coding sequence ATGAAAACCGAAGAACCTGACTACGACGTGCTTCTTCTTGTCGGTCGTAGGATCGCAGAACTTCGCAGGGGGAGAGGTCTCACTCAGGAGCGCCTAGCCGAGAAAGCCAACTTTTCACTCAAGTACCTCCAGCGCATCGAGCGCGGCAGAGAAAACCTGACCGTCACCTCGCTCGCCAAGCTCGCTGACCTCTTCACCACCGAGATCGCTGATCTCTTCAAGCCTCCTGCGAGCATGGAGATCCTCACTGGTCGCCCCAAATCAGCGTCCCCGACTCAAGGGAAAGCTCAGAGAAAGACAGCTAGCAGGTCGAAGCCGAAGAAAAGATCTTCTCAGAAAACCAGACGGCGGTTGTCTGG